Proteins from a genomic interval of Kitasatospora kifunensis:
- a CDS encoding MFS transporter: MSEAVKPTASAVKPSSARVLPALILAMLAYSVIQTAVVPILPSLALELKVSGSNITWLMTANLLSAAVLTPLLGRFGDLRGRKPMLLISLGGLVLGSGLAVATHSFSLLIVARVLQGAGGGVLPLAISIVRDELPREKVTGGVAAISASMGVGSGLGLVATGLLLEHWDYKSIFWMGLIAALVAIALVVVRVPKDPVTDKNGGADPLGAITLAGWLSALLIAVSRGNEWGWTSTKTLGLFAVAAVVALIWGVIEVKVKHPLVDMKMMARPAVAFTNISGLLIGFGMYGSFLVISNFTQTPEKLAHYGFTASVLHAGVLLLPSAAGSMIAAPVGALLIGRSGPRLPLVLGGLFGAVSMAYLALRHSSEGDVYFAAGLFGLGVGLAYAAMPAFINGAVPAEQSGIANGMNAVLRTVGGAIGTAVLGAILTGDTIKFPPQIAALVKVQLPTLDAYKHAYWITAVVCLVAAVVPFAIRTVRQSAPAAPVAQSADAPHPTKTSA, from the coding sequence GTGAGTGAGGCAGTCAAGCCCACCGCCTCGGCCGTGAAACCGAGCAGTGCCCGGGTGCTGCCCGCCCTGATCCTGGCGATGCTGGCGTACAGCGTCATCCAGACCGCGGTCGTGCCGATCCTGCCGTCGCTGGCGCTGGAGCTGAAGGTCTCCGGCTCCAACATCACCTGGCTGATGACCGCCAACCTGCTCTCGGCGGCCGTTCTGACCCCGCTGCTGGGCCGCTTCGGCGACCTGCGGGGCCGCAAGCCGATGCTGCTGATCTCGCTGGGCGGGCTGGTGCTCGGCTCCGGGCTCGCGGTGGCGACCCACTCCTTCAGCCTGCTGATCGTCGCCCGCGTGCTCCAGGGCGCCGGTGGTGGCGTGCTGCCGCTGGCGATCAGCATCGTCCGCGATGAGCTGCCGCGCGAGAAGGTCACCGGCGGCGTCGCCGCGATCAGCGCCTCGATGGGCGTCGGCAGCGGCCTCGGCCTGGTCGCCACCGGCCTGCTGCTGGAGCACTGGGACTACAAGTCGATCTTCTGGATGGGCCTGATCGCCGCGCTGGTCGCCATCGCCCTGGTGGTCGTGCGGGTACCGAAGGACCCGGTGACCGACAAGAACGGCGGCGCCGACCCGCTGGGCGCCATCACCCTGGCCGGCTGGCTCTCCGCCCTGCTGATCGCGGTCAGCCGCGGCAACGAGTGGGGCTGGACCTCCACCAAGACGCTGGGTCTGTTCGCCGTCGCCGCCGTGGTCGCGCTGATCTGGGGCGTCATCGAGGTCAAGGTCAAGCACCCGCTGGTGGACATGAAGATGATGGCCCGCCCGGCCGTCGCCTTCACCAACATCTCCGGCCTGCTGATCGGCTTCGGCATGTACGGCTCCTTCCTGGTGATCAGCAACTTCACCCAGACCCCCGAGAAGCTCGCCCACTACGGCTTCACCGCCAGCGTGCTGCACGCCGGTGTGCTGCTGCTGCCCTCCGCGGCCGGCTCGATGATCGCCGCCCCGGTCGGCGCACTGCTGATCGGCCGTAGCGGCCCGCGCCTGCCGCTCGTGCTCGGCGGCCTGTTCGGCGCCGTCTCGATGGCCTACCTGGCTCTGCGGCACAGCTCCGAGGGCGACGTCTACTTCGCTGCCGGTCTCTTCGGCCTCGGCGTCGGCCTGGCCTACGCGGCCATGCCCGCCTTCATCAACGGCGCCGTCCCGGCCGAGCAGAGCGGCATCGCCAACGGCATGAACGCGGTGCTGCGCACCGTCGGTGGCGCGATCGGCACCGCCGTGCTGGGCGCGATCCTGACCGGCGACACCATCAAGTTCCCGCCGCAGATCGCGGCGCTGGTCAAGGTCCAGCTCCCGACCCTGGACGCCTACAAGCACGCCTACTGGATCACCGCCGTGGTCTGCCTGGTCGCCGCCGTCGTCCCGTTCGCGATCCGCACGGTCCGCCAGAGCGCTCCCGCGGCCCCGGTCGCCCAGTCGGCCGACGCGCCGCACCCCACCAAGACCAGCGCCTGA
- a CDS encoding DNA polymerase IV: MRTVPSILHLDMDAFFASVEQAAKPSLRGKPVIVGGLGGRGVVSTASYEARVFGVHSAMATAVARRLCPNGAYLWPRFVAYREISEQVMAMMRELSPLVEQLSVDEAYVDLAAGPYGPALAAVPPAEGSEFVEAIAQDLRADIQHRTGLTASIGAAGSKLMAKIASEQAKPDGLVLVAPGQERAVLGPMPVRALPGVGPATEQALRRAGLLTVAEVADLPEEELVRLLGKAHGAGVSLMARGLDERAVVPDRDAKSVSVEDTYEVDLADRDRVLHELDVLAARCVRRLQAAGRSGRTVVIKVRRFDFSTLTRSETLRGPTDDERVIAATARRLAAQVNLTGGIRLLGVGVSQLAEYTQEDLFAQAAAEAAAEEAAQAAAQAEQAASLEPASAPIPTASAERSLGSRLWMPGQDVRHEEFGAGWVQGSGVGRVTVRFETPDSPPGRVRTFLVDDPALSPAEPLPLRPPVG, translated from the coding sequence GTGCGGACAGTGCCGAGCATCCTCCACCTCGACATGGACGCCTTCTTCGCCTCGGTGGAGCAGGCGGCCAAGCCGAGCCTGCGCGGCAAACCGGTGATCGTCGGGGGACTGGGCGGCCGCGGCGTGGTCTCCACCGCCTCCTACGAGGCGCGGGTCTTCGGGGTGCACTCCGCGATGGCGACGGCGGTGGCGCGTCGTCTCTGTCCGAACGGCGCCTACCTGTGGCCCCGCTTCGTCGCCTACCGGGAGATCAGCGAGCAGGTGATGGCGATGATGCGGGAACTGTCGCCCCTGGTCGAGCAGCTGAGCGTGGACGAGGCCTATGTGGACCTGGCCGCCGGCCCCTATGGTCCGGCGCTGGCCGCGGTGCCGCCTGCCGAGGGCAGCGAGTTCGTCGAGGCGATCGCCCAGGACCTGCGCGCCGACATTCAGCATCGGACCGGGCTGACCGCCTCGATCGGGGCGGCCGGCTCGAAGCTGATGGCCAAGATCGCCTCCGAGCAGGCCAAACCGGACGGCCTGGTGCTGGTGGCGCCCGGCCAGGAGCGGGCGGTGCTCGGCCCGATGCCGGTGCGGGCGCTGCCGGGCGTGGGCCCCGCCACCGAGCAGGCGCTGCGCCGGGCCGGGCTGCTGACCGTGGCCGAGGTCGCCGACCTGCCGGAGGAGGAGCTGGTCCGGCTGCTCGGCAAGGCCCACGGGGCCGGCGTGTCGCTGATGGCGCGCGGACTGGACGAGCGCGCCGTGGTGCCGGACCGGGACGCCAAGTCGGTCTCGGTGGAGGACACCTACGAGGTCGACCTGGCCGACCGTGACCGTGTGCTGCACGAACTGGACGTACTGGCCGCCCGCTGTGTGCGCCGGTTGCAGGCGGCCGGCCGGTCCGGGCGGACGGTGGTGATCAAGGTGCGCCGGTTCGACTTCAGCACCCTGACCCGCTCGGAGACGCTGCGCGGGCCCACCGACGACGAGCGGGTGATCGCCGCCACGGCACGGCGGCTGGCCGCTCAGGTCAACCTGACCGGGGGAATCCGGCTGCTCGGCGTCGGAGTCTCCCAACTGGCCGAGTACACCCAGGAGGACCTCTTCGCCCAGGCGGCGGCGGAGGCGGCAGCCGAGGAGGCGGCCCAAGCGGCGGCCCAGGCCGAGCAGGCAGCGTCGCTCGAGCCCGCGAGCGCGCCGATCCCCACCGCTTCGGCCGAGCGGTCGCTGGGCTCGAGGCTCTGGATGCCGGGCCAGGACGTGCGGCACGAGGAGTTCGGCGCCGGCTGGGTGCAGGGCAGCGGGGTGGGCCGGGTGACGGTGCGCTTCGAGACGCCCGACTCGCCGCCCGGGCGGGTGCGCACCTTCCTGGTGGACGACCCGGCGCTGAGCCCGGCCGAGCCGCTGCCGCTGCGGCCGCCGGTGGGCTAG
- a CDS encoding SanA/YdcF family protein, whose amino-acid sequence MRVIRVSALLRGRRRQRRIFQSLVLLSVLALAPSAWLFCADSSRIRTVADVPAEPVAVVFGAGVVNGEPTPYLAHRLDAALQLYQAHKVQAILVTGDNSRPGYNEPGAMYDYLVARGVPAVRVVRDYAGFDTWDSCTRARRVFGVDHAVLVSQDYHVRRALGLCQAAGIDSYAVGVPEGRDATWYFGALREVPGADKAALSAIFHPNPTDLGPKESGVARALADAVHPAG is encoded by the coding sequence ATGCGGGTCATACGAGTGAGCGCCCTGCTGCGGGGGCGACGGCGGCAGCGGCGGATCTTCCAGAGCCTGGTGCTGCTCAGCGTGCTCGCGCTGGCTCCCAGCGCATGGCTGTTCTGCGCGGACAGCTCCCGGATCCGCACCGTGGCCGACGTGCCGGCCGAGCCGGTCGCGGTGGTCTTCGGCGCCGGGGTGGTGAACGGGGAGCCCACGCCCTACCTGGCGCACCGACTGGACGCGGCGCTGCAGCTCTACCAGGCGCACAAGGTCCAGGCGATCCTGGTCACCGGCGACAACAGCCGACCCGGCTACAACGAGCCCGGCGCGATGTACGACTACCTGGTGGCGCGCGGGGTGCCGGCGGTGCGGGTGGTGCGCGACTACGCGGGCTTCGACACCTGGGACTCCTGCACCCGGGCCCGGCGGGTCTTCGGCGTCGACCACGCCGTGCTGGTCAGCCAGGACTACCACGTGCGGCGCGCGCTGGGGCTCTGCCAGGCGGCGGGGATCGACTCCTACGCTGTCGGGGTGCCCGAGGGACGGGATGCCACCTGGTACTTTGGCGCGCTGCGTGAGGTACCCGGAGCCGACAAGGCCGCGCTCAGTGCGATCTTCCACCCGAACCCGACGGATCTGGGCCCCAAGGAGTCGGGCGTGGCACGGGCGCTGGCGGACGCGGTGCACCCGGCGGGCTGA
- a CDS encoding MerR family transcriptional regulator, producing MSSSGDEAAVGGPCALHLPRGSRAMIGRAWEAPAVETVAELPRVGRFPAVQPGQPAVERIAPASELLAYRGPTACAAAGITYRQLDYWARTGLLEPSVRTAYPAGAQRLYSFRDILILKIVKRLLDAGVSLQNIRVAVTHLQAGEVAALSGLTLMSDGATVYECTSPQQVVDLLKGGQGMFGIAVGAVARELEGSLSRLHAERTDTGETLPGHDPADELAQRRNRAV from the coding sequence ATGAGCAGCAGCGGCGATGAGGCGGCCGTGGGAGGCCCGTGCGCCCTCCACCTGCCGCGCGGCAGTCGGGCGATGATCGGCCGTGCCTGGGAGGCCCCGGCGGTCGAGACGGTCGCCGAGCTACCCAGAGTCGGTCGCTTCCCCGCGGTCCAGCCCGGGCAGCCGGCCGTCGAGCGGATCGCGCCGGCCTCCGAGCTGCTGGCCTACCGCGGGCCGACGGCCTGCGCGGCGGCGGGCATCACCTACCGTCAACTCGACTACTGGGCCAGGACCGGCCTGCTCGAGCCGAGCGTGCGGACCGCCTATCCGGCGGGCGCCCAGCGGCTCTACAGCTTCCGGGACATCCTGATCCTCAAGATCGTCAAGCGGCTGCTGGATGCCGGCGTATCGCTGCAGAACATCCGAGTGGCCGTCACCCATCTGCAGGCCGGTGAGGTGGCCGCGCTGTCCGGGTTGACCCTGATGAGTGACGGGGCGACTGTCTACGAGTGCACCTCCCCGCAGCAGGTGGTCGATCTGTTGAAGGGCGGTCAGGGGATGTTCGGCATCGCGGTCGGCGCGGTCGCGCGGGAGCTGGAGGGCAGCCTCTCCCGGTTGCACGCCGAGCGGACCGACACCGGTGAGACGTTGCCCGGGCACGATCCGGCCGACGAGTTGGCCCAGCGGCGCAACCGAGCCGTCTGA
- a CDS encoding bifunctional nuclease family protein, with amino-acid sequence MNELDVVGVRVEMPSNQPIVLLREVGGDRYLPIWIGPGEATAIAFAQQGMTPVRPLTHDLFKDVLEALGQQLTEVRITDLREGVFYAELVFTGGVEVSARPSDAIALALRTGTPIYGAEEVLAEAGIAIPDEQEDEVEKFREFLDQVSPEDFGGSAQ; translated from the coding sequence GTGAATGAGCTCGACGTCGTAGGTGTCCGGGTGGAGATGCCCTCCAACCAGCCGATCGTCCTGCTGCGCGAAGTGGGGGGTGATCGGTACTTGCCGATTTGGATCGGCCCAGGCGAGGCGACCGCGATCGCCTTCGCCCAGCAGGGCATGACGCCCGTGCGACCGCTGACCCACGACCTTTTCAAGGACGTGCTGGAGGCGCTGGGTCAACAGCTCACCGAGGTGCGGATCACCGACCTGCGCGAGGGGGTCTTCTACGCCGAGCTGGTCTTCACCGGCGGCGTGGAGGTCAGCGCGCGGCCCTCCGACGCGATAGCGCTGGCGCTGCGTACCGGCACGCCGATCTATGGGGCGGAGGAGGTGCTGGCCGAGGCCGGCATCGCGATCCCGGACGAGCAGGAGGACGAGGTCGAGAAGTTCCGCGAGTTCCTCGACCAGGTCTCGCCGGAGGACTTCGGCGGCAGCGCCCAGTAG
- the ftsR gene encoding transcriptional regulator FtsR, translating to MPRPAERRGGELLSIGAVLAFLREDFPEVTISKIRFLEAEGLVEPQRTPSGYRKFGSADVERLAYVLRMQRDHYLPLRVIREHLDAIERGEAPPALPAAESRPGPLEEADRELGAASGQSSGVRLGRAELLAAAGAEERDLLAWESYGLVLAGPDGGYDADTLQIARLVAELGRFGLEPRHLRQVKAAAEREIALVDQVVAPLRRHRNPQTRAHAETTARELATLAVRLHATMVQAGLRVQSQ from the coding sequence GTGCCCCGGCCGGCCGAACGACGTGGCGGCGAGCTGTTGAGTATCGGCGCGGTGCTCGCCTTCCTGCGTGAGGACTTCCCCGAGGTCACCATCTCCAAGATCCGATTCCTGGAGGCGGAGGGCCTGGTCGAGCCGCAGCGCACGCCCTCGGGCTACCGCAAGTTCGGCTCGGCCGACGTCGAGCGGCTGGCCTATGTGCTGCGCATGCAGCGCGACCACTACCTGCCGCTGCGGGTGATTCGCGAGCACCTGGACGCGATCGAGCGCGGGGAGGCTCCGCCGGCCCTGCCGGCGGCGGAGTCCCGGCCGGGGCCGCTGGAGGAGGCCGACCGCGAGTTGGGCGCGGCCTCGGGGCAGAGTTCCGGTGTGCGACTGGGCCGGGCCGAGCTGCTGGCGGCCGCCGGCGCCGAGGAGCGGGACCTTCTCGCCTGGGAGTCCTACGGTCTGGTGCTGGCGGGCCCGGATGGCGGTTACGACGCCGACACCCTGCAGATCGCCCGGCTGGTGGCCGAACTCGGCCGGTTCGGCCTGGAACCGCGCCACCTGCGCCAGGTGAAGGCCGCCGCTGAGCGCGAGATCGCCCTGGTGGACCAGGTGGTCGCCCCGCTGCGTCGCCACCGCAACCCGCAGACCAGGGCGCACGCCGAGACCACCGCCCGTGAGCTGGCCACCCTCGCCGTGCGGCTGCACGCCACCATGGTCCAGGCCGGGCTGCGGGTGCAGTCCCAGTAG
- a CDS encoding FHA domain-containing protein, translating into MTGPIVCPRCGNQNPATARFCNNCGSPLRGGAPEMPAETTSTISISGLESYDPTATGTGATPALSAEVLAAIDALPPGSALLIVQRGPNSGSRFLLDADVTTAGRHPQGDIFLDDVTVSRRHVEFRRRPGGFAVADVGSLNGTYVNRERIDEVGLNNGDEVQIGKYRLVFFAGPQRY; encoded by the coding sequence ATGACCGGCCCGATCGTCTGCCCTCGGTGCGGTAACCAGAACCCGGCCACCGCCAGGTTCTGCAACAACTGCGGCAGCCCGCTGCGCGGTGGGGCGCCGGAGATGCCGGCCGAGACCACCTCGACCATCTCGATCTCCGGCCTGGAGTCCTACGACCCCACGGCCACCGGCACCGGGGCCACCCCGGCGCTCTCGGCCGAGGTGCTGGCCGCGATCGACGCGCTGCCCCCGGGCTCAGCGTTGTTGATCGTCCAGCGCGGTCCGAACTCCGGCAGCCGATTCCTGCTGGACGCGGACGTCACCACGGCCGGTCGGCACCCGCAGGGCGACATCTTCCTCGATGACGTCACCGTCTCGCGTCGGCACGTGGAGTTCCGCCGTCGCCCGGGCGGTTTCGCGGTCGCGGACGTCGGCAGCCTGAACGGGACGTACGTCAACCGGGAGCGGATCGACGAGGTCGGTCTGAACAACGGTGACGAGGTGCAGATCGGCAAGTACCGCCTGGTGTTCTTCGCGGGACCCCAGCGGTACTGA
- a CDS encoding DUF881 domain-containing protein, with product MVAAELGGEPATEAEPASAAQAPESAEHPEPEPLTEDASEPAEQPPVEEPYVPGRPPLDGRGRLRKALWPPRLSRGQLVVALLLFALGLGLAIQVRSTNDHSALRGARQEDLVRILDELDSRQQRLQQEKAQLDQSLTQLESSSNQAKEAQEQTRQKALELGVLAGTVKASGPGIVLTVDDPQGQVKADMLLDTLQELRAAGAEAIQINDVRVVAHTYFTDLPSGGVAIDGKKVAQPYHFTVIGNPQDLTPALNIPGGIVRTLEKEQVGTNISEQQKVTVDALAVPGSAQFAKPAAK from the coding sequence GTGGTCGCTGCGGAGCTCGGTGGCGAGCCCGCCACCGAGGCGGAACCGGCGTCGGCGGCGCAGGCGCCCGAGTCGGCTGAGCACCCGGAACCCGAGCCCCTCACCGAGGACGCCTCGGAGCCCGCTGAGCAGCCGCCCGTCGAGGAGCCCTACGTCCCCGGGCGACCTCCGCTGGACGGCCGCGGGCGGCTGCGCAAGGCGCTCTGGCCGCCGCGCCTGTCCCGCGGGCAGCTGGTGGTGGCCCTGCTGCTCTTCGCGCTGGGCCTGGGCCTGGCGATCCAGGTGCGCAGCACCAACGACCACAGCGCGCTGCGCGGCGCCCGTCAGGAGGACCTGGTTCGGATTCTCGACGAACTGGACAGCCGCCAGCAGCGTCTGCAGCAGGAGAAGGCGCAACTCGACCAGTCGCTGACCCAGTTGGAGAGCAGCTCGAACCAGGCCAAGGAGGCTCAGGAGCAGACCAGGCAGAAGGCGCTGGAGCTGGGCGTGCTGGCCGGCACGGTCAAGGCCAGCGGACCGGGCATCGTGCTGACCGTCGATGACCCACAGGGGCAGGTCAAGGCAGATATGCTGCTGGACACCCTGCAGGAACTCCGAGCTGCGGGGGCGGAGGCGATTCAGATCAACGATGTCCGAGTGGTGGCGCACACCTACTTCACCGACCTGCCCTCAGGCGGGGTGGCGATCGACGGGAAGAAGGTCGCGCAGCCGTACCACTTCACGGTGATCGGCAACCCGCAGGATCTGACGCCGGCTCTGAACATTCCGGGCGGCATCGTCCGTACTCTGGAGAAAGAGCAAGTGGGCACCAACATCTCGGAGCAGCAGAAGGTGACGGTGGACGCGCTGGCCGTGCCCGGATCGGCGCAGTTCGCCAAGCCGGCGGCGAAGTGA
- a CDS encoding small basic family protein, producing MIAVLGLVAGVVVGLFVQPSVPAAVVPYLPIAVVAALDAVFGGVRAMLDGIFDDKVFVVSFLSNVVVAALIVFLGDQLGVGSQLSTGVVVVLGIRIFSNAAAIRRHVFRA from the coding sequence GTGATCGCCGTACTGGGCCTGGTGGCCGGGGTCGTCGTCGGACTCTTCGTGCAGCCCTCGGTGCCGGCTGCCGTCGTCCCGTACCTGCCGATCGCGGTGGTGGCCGCGCTGGATGCCGTCTTCGGCGGGGTGCGGGCGATGCTGGACGGGATCTTCGACGACAAGGTCTTCGTGGTCTCCTTCCTGTCCAACGTGGTGGTGGCGGCGCTGATCGTCTTCCTGGGGGACCAGCTGGGCGTGGGGTCGCAGCTGTCCACCGGGGTGGTCGTGGTGCTGGGTATCCGGATCTTCTCGAACGCGGCCGCCATCCGGCGCCACGTGTTCCGGGCCTGA
- a CDS encoding DUF881 domain-containing protein codes for MSGMSATRSPSGGRFSRPDASMTLLTAVMDQSLDEGYAAAARARGEVGRRRLPTTVRGRLLLAVGLALAAVVVTVSGVNAHEAEPVLAKQHDALVQRVGNDTAADDKLQAQVEATRAQVDQEQRRALQESGDDAGLAALTSAVGTGAVKGPGLKLVLDDAAGSGTGGGIDPRTADGFTGSRLHDRDLQLIVNGLWQAGAEAVAVNGQRLTALSAIRAAGDAILVDNRPLVPPYTVLAVGDEKGLPGAFQDSMGGQYLRLLEDSYGIKATVSPQRSLDLPGAVGFTLRLATPDPGPATPAPAPSAGPVPAPASSPIAAPSSIGPSPSTTGASKP; via the coding sequence ATGTCCGGCATGTCAGCGACGCGGTCACCGAGCGGCGGGCGGTTCTCCCGCCCCGACGCATCGATGACGCTGCTGACCGCCGTGATGGACCAGAGCCTGGACGAGGGCTACGCGGCCGCTGCCCGAGCCCGAGGTGAGGTGGGCCGCCGTCGGCTGCCGACCACCGTCAGAGGCCGTCTGCTGCTCGCGGTCGGGCTGGCGCTGGCGGCTGTAGTGGTGACGGTCAGCGGGGTCAACGCGCATGAGGCCGAGCCCGTGCTGGCCAAGCAGCACGACGCGCTGGTCCAGCGGGTCGGCAATGACACCGCCGCGGACGACAAGCTCCAAGCGCAGGTCGAGGCCACGCGGGCCCAGGTCGACCAGGAGCAGCGGCGCGCCCTGCAGGAGAGCGGCGACGACGCGGGCCTTGCCGCGCTGACCTCGGCGGTGGGTACCGGCGCGGTCAAGGGCCCCGGGCTCAAGTTGGTGCTCGACGACGCGGCCGGCAGCGGCACGGGTGGTGGGATCGACCCGCGCACCGCCGATGGCTTCACCGGCTCTCGACTGCATGACCGGGACCTCCAGCTGATCGTCAACGGGCTCTGGCAAGCCGGGGCGGAGGCGGTCGCGGTGAACGGGCAGCGGCTCACCGCGCTCTCGGCGATCCGCGCGGCCGGTGACGCGATCCTGGTCGACAACCGGCCGCTGGTGCCCCCGTACACGGTGCTGGCAGTGGGCGACGAGAAGGGGCTGCCGGGCGCGTTCCAGGACAGCATGGGCGGCCAGTACCTGCGGCTTTTGGAGGACAGCTACGGGATCAAGGCGACCGTCAGCCCGCAGCGCTCGTTGGACCTGCCGGGCGCGGTCGGTTTCACGCTGCGGCTCGCCACGCCTGACCCGGGTCCCGCCACCCCCGCACCTGCTCCCTCGGCCGGCCCGGTACCCGCGCCCGCCAGCAGCCCCATCGCAGCGCCTTCTTCCATAGGCCCCTCGCCATCGACAACAGGAGCATCCAAGCCGTGA
- a CDS encoding mannose-1-phosphate guanyltransferase: MKAVVMAGGEGTRLRPMTSSMPKPLLPVANRPIMEHVLRLLKRHGLTDTVVTVQFLASLVKNYFGDGEDLGMSLSYANEEIPLGTAGSVKNAEDALRDDSFLVISGDALTDFDLSELIAFHRSKGALVTVCLTRVPDPLEFGITIVDDEGRVERFLEKPTWGQVFSDTVNTGIYVMEPEVFDYVAAGQSVDWSSDVFPQLLKEGKPVYGYVAEGYWEDVGTHESYGKAQADVLEGKVDVELDGFEISPGVWVAEGAEVDPEAILRGPLYIGDYAKVEAGVELREHTVLGSNVVVKRGAFLHKAVIHDNVYIGPQTNLRGCVVGKNTDVMRAARIEDGAVIGDECLIGEESIIAGGVRVYPFKTIEAGAFVNTSVIWESRGQEHLFGARGVSGILNVEITPELAVRLAGAYATTLKKGATVTIARDHSRGARALKRAMISALQTSAIDVRDLENVPLPVARQHTARGSAGGIFLRTTPGVPDSLDILFFDERGADLSQAGQRKLDRVYARQEYRRAFPGEIGDLTFPSSVFDSYAGNLLRAIDTTGVREAGLKVVVDTAHGSAGLVLPSILGRLGVEALSVSSGLDEARPTEDAEERRAGLARLGALVASSRAAFGVRFDPVGERVSFVDELGRVIEDDRALLVLLDLVAAERRSGQAALPVTTTRIAEQVAAYHGTQVTWTSTSPDDLAKAAAAEGTIFGGDGRGGFVVPEFSGVLDGAAAFVRLVGLVARTQLTLSQIDARIPQAHMQRRDVATPWAAKGMVMRSVVEAAGNRLLDTTDGVRVVEPDGRWTLVLPDPAEAVTHLWAEGPDDDATQSLLEEWAAVVDGAGR, from the coding sequence ATGAAAGCCGTTGTGATGGCAGGAGGCGAGGGAACTCGTCTCCGCCCGATGACTTCGAGTATGCCGAAGCCGCTCCTACCGGTGGCCAATCGCCCGATCATGGAGCACGTGCTCCGGCTGCTCAAGCGGCACGGCCTCACCGATACGGTCGTCACCGTGCAGTTCCTCGCATCGCTGGTGAAGAACTACTTCGGCGATGGCGAGGACCTCGGTATGAGCCTCAGCTATGCGAACGAGGAGATTCCGCTAGGCACCGCGGGCAGCGTGAAGAACGCCGAGGACGCACTGCGGGACGACTCCTTTCTGGTGATCTCCGGAGATGCCCTCACCGATTTCGATCTTTCCGAGTTGATCGCATTTCACCGGAGCAAGGGCGCGCTGGTCACGGTCTGCCTCACCCGGGTCCCCGACCCCTTGGAATTCGGTATCACGATCGTCGACGACGAGGGCCGGGTCGAGCGGTTCCTGGAGAAGCCCACGTGGGGGCAGGTCTTCTCGGACACCGTGAACACCGGGATCTACGTGATGGAGCCCGAGGTCTTCGACTACGTCGCGGCCGGGCAGTCGGTGGACTGGTCGAGTGATGTCTTCCCGCAGCTGCTCAAGGAGGGCAAGCCGGTCTACGGGTACGTCGCCGAGGGCTACTGGGAGGACGTCGGCACCCACGAGAGCTACGGCAAGGCGCAGGCCGACGTCCTGGAGGGCAAGGTCGACGTCGAGCTGGACGGCTTCGAGATCTCGCCGGGTGTCTGGGTCGCGGAGGGCGCCGAGGTGGATCCCGAGGCGATCCTGCGCGGTCCGCTCTACATCGGGGACTACGCCAAGGTCGAGGCCGGCGTGGAGCTGCGCGAGCACACGGTGCTCGGCAGCAACGTCGTGGTCAAGCGCGGCGCGTTCCTGCACAAGGCCGTGATCCACGACAACGTCTACATCGGCCCGCAGACCAACCTGCGCGGCTGCGTGGTCGGCAAGAACACCGATGTGATGCGCGCGGCCCGGATCGAGGACGGCGCGGTGATCGGCGACGAGTGCCTGATCGGCGAGGAGTCGATCATCGCCGGCGGGGTGCGGGTCTATCCGTTCAAGACCATCGAGGCCGGCGCCTTCGTCAACACCTCGGTGATCTGGGAGTCGCGCGGCCAGGAGCACCTGTTCGGCGCGCGTGGCGTCTCCGGCATCCTCAATGTCGAGATCACCCCGGAGCTGGCCGTCCGGCTGGCCGGCGCGTACGCGACCACCTTGAAGAAGGGGGCCACCGTCACCATCGCGCGTGACCACTCGCGTGGTGCCCGTGCGCTCAAACGGGCGATGATCTCGGCGCTGCAGACCAGTGCGATCGACGTCCGCGACCTGGAGAACGTGCCGCTGCCGGTGGCCCGTCAGCACACCGCGCGCGGCAGCGCGGGCGGGATCTTCCTGCGCACCACGCCCGGCGTGCCGGACTCGCTCGACATCCTCTTCTTCGACGAGCGCGGTGCGGACCTGTCGCAGGCCGGTCAGCGCAAGCTGGACCGGGTCTACGCCCGTCAGGAGTACCGCCGGGCGTTCCCGGGCGAGATCGGCGACCTGACCTTTCCGTCCAGCGTCTTCGACTCCTACGCGGGCAACCTGCTGCGGGCGATCGACACCACCGGGGTGCGCGAGGCCGGGCTCAAGGTGGTGGTGGACACCGCGCACGGCAGCGCCGGCCTGGTCCTGCCCAGCATCCTGGGCCGGCTCGGGGTGGAGGCGCTCAGCGTCAGCAGCGGCCTGGACGAGGCCAGGCCCACCGAGGACGCCGAGGAGCGGCGGGCAGGTCTGGCCCGGCTCGGTGCCCTGGTCGCCTCATCGCGCGCGGCCTTCGGTGTGCGGTTCGATCCGGTGGGCGAGCGGGTCTCCTTCGTGGACGAGCTGGGCCGGGTGATCGAGGACGACCGGGCGCTGCTGGTGCTGCTCGACCTGGTGGCCGCCGAGCGGCGCAGCGGTCAGGCCGCCCTGCCGGTGACCACCACGCGAATCGCCGAGCAGGTTGCGGCCTACCACGGCACCCAGGTGACCTGGACCAGCACCTCGCCGGACGACCTCGCCAAGGCGGCCGCCGCCGAGGGCACGATCTTCGGCGGGGACGGCCGGGGCGGCTTCGTGGTGCCCGAGTTCAGCGGGGTGCTCGACGGCGCGGCGGCCTTCGTCCGGCTGGTCGGCCTGGTGGCCCGCACCCAGCTGACGCTCAGTCAGATCGACGCGCGGATTCCGCAGGCCCACATGCAGCGCCGCGACGTGGCCACCCCGTGGGCGGCCAAGGGCATGGTGATGCGCTCGGTGGTGGAGGCGGCCGGCAACCGGCTGCTGGACACCACCGACGGGGTCCGGGTGGTCGAGCCGGACGGCCGCTGGACCCTGGTGCTGCCCGACCCGGCGGAGGCGGTCACCCACCTGTGGGCCGAGGGACCGGACGACGACGCGACCCAGAGCCTGCTGGAGGAGTGGGCCGCCGTGGTGGACGGAGCCGGACGCTGA